The region GGCTTCCTCACTGAGAGGACGGAAGACCACAATTCGCTGGATTCTGGCCAGAAACTGCGGTGGGAATATTGGCTGAGTCGAGCGTTCGTGCCGTACTTTTCCCAAGGCTTGTCGGACTGCTTCGGCAATCGTGTCTTCTGGTGTCGAATTGGCTGTGAGTTGGGTGATCTGACGATCTCCCGCATTACTCGTCAGTATGAAGATCGCACGATCTGCGTACGCCTTGACGCCTCGTTGATCGACGATCCAGCCCTCATCAAACAAATTGAGAAAGGGCTTCCAGACATTTGGATGACACTTCTCTGCTTCGTCCAGCAGGAAGACAGAGTAGGGATCCGAATTGAGTTCATTAATCAGACGTCCGCCTTGCTCATGACCGACATATCCAGGGGGAACACCGATAATGCCCGAAATGCTGTGGGGTTCGGTAAAGTTTCCCATGGAGTAGATCTGTGGACGGCGACTGCTTGAATAGATCTCAGCAATTCTTTTTGCAAGTTCTGTCTTTCCGACCCCTGTTAACCCCGCAAACAGCAGAACTGAGGCTGGCTTGTTGGGTGAGGTGAGTCCTGCCTTGATGAGTCGCAGTTCAGCCGCGACCTGCCGAATTGCAGTCTCCTGGCCAGTCACCACAGCCGATAGTGTTTCTTCAAAATCTCCATGAGTACGTGTCCCTGCTAACGTTTCTGCAGGAATGCCAGTCTTGTCGGCCAAGACCGCAATTAAATCTTCGAGTTCGACGGTCTGTTGAGCGGCTTGTCGCTCATTTCGACGATAGGCGACGAGTTCATAGGCTTCAGTCAACAGTCGGATGGACTTTGTTGGCTCAAACTCGCTGAGAAGATAGATCGATGAGAGGTGATGGCAGCGATCAATCAGCTCTGGGCCAAGATCGAGCTCAAATTTTTGGCAAAGCTGCTGAGCATGCAACTTCAAAATTTCTTGAAGCACACTGTCGTGTGGCTCGGGAAACTCAACCCTGCTGAAAAGTGATCTCATGGCGGCGTCTGACGAGATCGTGTCGGCGTATTCCCAGGGTGACATCATCGCGATCACCGAAACGTTTCGTCGACCAAGGAGAGCTCGAAACAGTGGAGCATTCGTGGCTCCCTGCAATCTCTTCATTAGTGGAGAGAGGCCTTCAACAAAAAGCAGGCAAGGTGTGTTGGCCGGAATTGAAGAGATCGTCATTTCCAGCACGGCCCGAGTATCTTCAGGGCCAATATTTCGAGCATCGAGTTCTAAGCAGACATGATCTTTGAGGAAAGCCCACTCCTGAGACTGCAGGAGTGAAGAAAATGCTCGCAGGGCAGATGTTTTGCCAACTCCCGGCATTCCTGTCACCGCGATATGGCGACGTGCGGAGCGAAACAAAATCGTGGCCAGATTCTCAAAGAATTCAGGCCGGTAGTTGAGCCAAGGGACACGGTCTGGCGACTTATGGAAATCATCCTTCGAAGCTGTCGTCTCCAATTGATGGAGTGGCAAAGGGGACGATCTCTCGGAAACTTGGGCCGAAGCTGGGAGAATTGTCGGCATTGAAGCCTGAGTACCGGATGACATGACAATTTCCATGGAGACTGATTGGGGAGTTCTGTTTTTGCTGAACAATACTCAGCCAATCAACCTACCCCAAAAAATTCATTTGATGCCAGATCATAGAGCTTCGATGACCATTGATGGAAGCGAACAACCTCTCGTTATCCCTCGATCAAGACGAGTAACCCGTGGACTTCCAATCAATTCATCCATGATCAACGAATGAATCCAATTCAACGCATGGCGTGTGCAAAGAAAGTCAGATCAAAGATAGAGCCAGTAAAATTGCTGCTAGTCGCTCGGAGTGTAAAGAGATCAAAGCTTCGCTCGCCACTGGACTCCTTTCCTGAGGGCAAGCAGATCTAGGGTTTTGACGCCGTCAAAATAGATCATACCGAAGGTCGTACTTCCGAATATCAGTTCTGGCCAGTTTTGATCGATCCAAGAAGGAATGGTTTCCTTTAATGTTAAAGAAATCGAATTGTCCAAGAGAATCATCGCCGCCGTTTTAGGATTTACCGATCGGATCAAATAGGTTGCAGCGTCGGGTTGTCCCTTTCCTGGTTATGTCCAAGGCCTACTTGACTGATAGTTAGGCTATTTCCACCTTCTCTCAGTCCCTGGCGAGAGTAACACGCGTGACCATTTGCGGAAGTCTTGGTCGTTCTAATCAAGCCGCCTATTTTATCGACAAACAATTCCTATGAGATTCTTCTCCGGTGCCGTGAGTTAGGCGAATAGATTTTTCCCAGTGATTCGACTATCGAGATGAAAGAGGGGTTGTTGAAAGGCCTCTCAGGCCAGGTGAGAAAAATCCTATCGAAATGAAATCGCAATGAACTGGCAGATTTGCTGGCGGTTAAGAACCATCTCGATCCCTGGCCGTCTTCGGGTCTGATCTGAAGGGTTATCGGGACTGCTTCCCTTAGAGCCCGACAAAAAACTAAACATCCAAAGCACCCGGCAAATGGCACGGGATTTGCGCCAGAAAGTGGAAGTACCACCTTCTACTCCTTCTGGAGCCGATCATGAATGCTCATTTGCCGGATGCGATTTGTCAGCCTGTCATGAACATGCTCCCCGAGCAATCCCCACAGGGACGCCCTCCAGTAATCTTTCGGGAGGTGGCAGGCCGCCAATTTCCCATGACATTGTTCTCCGTGTCATCTGGTTCGTGCTCACCACCGGCTGCAGTTGGCGCAAACTGCCAGCAGGCATGGGCTGCTCTGGCGAGACCGCTCGGACACGTTTTGCTCATTGGGAAGAGCTGGGGATCTGGCGGCGATTGTATGCCAGCGTTCTGACGCAACTCCACCGGACACAGGCCTTGAATCTGGAAGTTGTCATCGTCGATTCTACGCACGTCCGGGCCTTTAGAGGCGGAGCGGTCAGTGGCCCCAGCCCTGTGAATCGCCGGAAAACTGGGACAAAGTACACGGTCATGACTGACGGGAATGGTACGCCCCTGGTCATGATCTCGACTCCGGCGAATACCAGCGATCATCGCTGCCTGATGCCCGTGGTCGAGCTACTCTCTCGTCAAGGGGGCTTCGGGCAGACCTCGGAAGCGTCCACGAGCGTTGTATGCTGACGCAGGCTACGACAGTGAAGCCGCTCGCCAGGCACTCCAGGGTCGCGACATCATCCCCCACATTCGGCGCAGAAACACCACCCATGGAAGTGGACTGGGAAAGGTTCCTGTGAAGTCACAAGACAGAGGTGGTGGAACGTACCATCAGTTGGCTCGGCGGCCTTGGCCGATTCCGAATTCGCTACGACCGCGATCAGCAGATCATCCACGCCTGGAACCACCTGGCACTCGCTGCCCTCTGCTATCGCGTGCTGATGAAAAAGTCAGTCTAAACTATTCAGCAGCAAAGAGGTTTTTTGTCAGCCTCTTAGTCCTTCGGGGTGGCTTGCGTAAAGTCGAGCGCCGCTTCGGGGATGGCTACCCGAATGCGGTGTTTGTCGACCTTCTTGACGATAGCGAATCATGTCGGGTAGGTGAGATCGCCGATGTCCGAAAGTACGTAAAAGTCAATCCACCAGAACGCGACGGTCGCGCAGCTATCATCCATGTCGGGACGCAATTGCGGCAGAAGTCGGCGTACGCGCCGTAGAGTTGCGAGAAAAGCTCGAATACGACGCAAGTGAATTGCGTGAAGTCATGGCCAAAGCAGTTGCCCTCTATCTAGACGAACGATTTTCAGCCTCAAGAAGTCGGCGATTCGGCCTTTTGCCCGGAAAGTAGCCACTCTGCAATCACCTTTGGCACTGGCGACGCGCCTGACGCCCTCCGCCTGACCGTTCTGAGGTCCCGGACAAACTTCCGGGACAGCGCTGATTGCCAGTGCGTTCCCCGTAAGCATTCGGAGGGAGTGAGGAGTGCTACGGGCAAGTGTCGAAATGTCCGAGGTGCCAAAATGATCAGTGGTACCATTGAAAGCGCGAATGGCGCTCAGTACCATATGGCTTATGTCTAGATGCACAGCACCAGTACGTGGTCATCGATCAGCCGCAGCGGCAGAAGCCTGTCCTGCATGTGGAGGTCGTAGTGGCCGTTACAGCGGATATAGCGGCTACAGGGTGAGTTCGTACTCGTCGTATTCCTCATCTACGAGTGGCAGCGGGATCAGTCGAAGCATCGGCGGTAGCTCAAGCCGCAATGTAAGGCCGCGCTGGTCAGGAGCGGGTTCAGTCCAGCTCTACACACCCGAAGAAGTGCGGGCGCTCACTCCAATTCGCGAAGCCGTCGAAAAGCGAGCGTCCGTGCCTGGTATTCGGGATGTTTTTCTCTGCCATGCGTGGGATGACCGGCAAGGCGCTGCCAAACAACTGTCCGAACTGCTTTTGGCAAGTGGCGTCTCGGTCTGGTTCAGCGAGAATGACATTGGCCTCGGCGAACCGTTCCTTCGTGCAATCGACAAGGGATTGGCAAAAACGCGAATCGGAATCGTGCTAGTTACTCCCGCGCTGCTGAAGCGACTTCCGGCAGCGGGCGTTGCAGACAAGGAACTTTCGGTGCTTCTCGCGCGTGACCAACTTGTTCCCATCGTGCATAACACAACTTACGATGCCCTCCGCGATGTAAGTCCGATGCTGGCCTCGCGAAACGGCCTCGACACATCCGAAGAGCCGATGGCAGATGTCGCCGCAAAGTTGGCCGAATTGGTCAGGGTGCCAGTAAGTGCAGGCCGATGCGGGTAGCGCGTCTTCATGCAGTATAGGCTGAGTGCATCCCGTCGTTTCGTTGACATGTGCGGCCTACCAGTTTTCCCATAGATCGGCATCCTCCGCGAGAAACTTATCGCATTTCCATGGCTCCCAGCATACCGGTGACCCGCTTCGGAGCAGGTAATACTGCTCGTTCGCGCAAACAAGCTGCGACTTATCCGTCTCGCTGATCCAGTTCATGGCCTCGCAGAACGAGTCTTGAGAGGAGTCTTGAGCGAGAATGTCGCCTTCCAGTACTTCAATCCTCTGGGTCAGTCGCCTGACCTTATCCGGCAACTCCTTGATATTCCTGCGGGCAAGGAACTGCTCGTCATGGTGATTATTCTGGAGGATCGAGAGACGCTTCAACTCGGCGTCCCCTTCCGCGAGGGTCAGCACAGCGGGATTGCCTGAAGCAATCGCCTTCACCTCGGCATAGCTCAGTTCTTGCCCGCCGACATCCTCGGCCTTCCGCGCGATGTTGCTACCATTCATCACCTGGGCAATGAGTCGTGCCTTGGTTTCCAGTGCCTGCCACATATAGGCGTCGAAGCTGCCTTCCGTGACATAATGGTAGATCGAGATTTCCTCATTGTCATTGCATTGCCGGAGGATTCGACCGTCACGTTGTTCTACCTCGGCGGGCCTCCATGGTGCGTCAGGGTGATGCAGGGCAACCAGACGTTTCTGGACGTTGGTGTCGGTTCCCATCTTCTGGGTTGATCCGAGGAGAACCCGGACGATTCCCTTCCGCACCTTCTCGAACAGGACTTGCTTCTTGCCGTCGGTATCGGCAGGTCCGATGTCTGCAATCTGGCTGGCAGGATTTCACCGGTCGATCAGCTTGCTACGGATGTCCTCATAGGCCGAATATCCCCACGCGGTTTCGTTCACGCCCATATCACAGAAAATTAACTGCGTGTCGCGAGTCGAGGCAGTTTCCTTCCATATAGCCACCACGTCGGCCAATGCATTGATCTTCGATTCTCCTGTATCTTCTGCCTCAGCCGAAACCATACGGGCATCGAAGGCAAGCTTCCGGCCATCCGTGGTGATCGCCAGTGCGTTGTCCTCGCGTGTATCGACCTTCTCGGTGCGGATTCGTTCGTAGCGCTTCACCAGCTCCTCCTGAATCCCGAACTGGTCATCCGACATCGGGCAAGCGATGGTCTGCGGCTTTCCACCGGCCAGCTTGGGTCGTGTCAGGTTGAGCATTTCCGCTATCTGGACCTCGGAGAATGCCTGGAACATCTGCTGAAACTCCGGCAGGTTCACGAACTTGGCGAACCGGGAACGTGGGCGGATGCTCTTGCCGTCCGGTGAAATCTCCATCGCCTCGACGACTTCACCGAAAGTCGCAGCCCATGTGTCGAAATTATCGATACCGCGCGAGCGAAGTCCGGCGGGATCGAAATGCCGCTGCACGGTGTACATCTCGACCATCGAATTACTGATCGGCGTCCTTCGGTTCCGTAGGCCGTTGGTCGAATCCTTGTGGGTGGGTATCTAACTTTGCTTTTCTCAGAGATTTAGGTCTTTTTCGGCAAGGTGCCGAACCAATCCACAGATCACAAGGTGTACTGTGTTTTACATCGTTTTCAATCAAGTTCTCTGACACTTCTCTGACACGCACCTAAAGAGGTTCGCCAATAGTGGGCACCACTGGTGATATGCCCCAGGTGGCTCTGCCGCCGCTTAACTGTTGGCGAATTGAACCGTAGGCTATTTGGACTTCTTGCGTTAATCTCATCAAATCAACCGATCGATTGGAAGTTCTCACCTCTCAAAGGGAGTCGAGCACTGACGTAAAATAGCTCGGAAAGGCCTGTAAAACCGACCGGGCAGTTTCCTTCTTGTTGAGCAATCGTCGTTTCACCTTTTTACGTTCACTCGCACCAATCAAGCTTGCTGCCAACTCCTGCGCAAGCACGCGATCAGCAAATCCCAATTCGTAAATGGTGATCGATAGAGACGAGGGAAGTCCGTACTTGAGTTCCTTTTGGAGCTGGCGTAGCAACTCGATCGTGTCGGTCGCAGTCGATTCTTGGATTGTCAGGACTTCAGCCACAGCTCCCACAATCAGCATTCCATCAAATCCGAAACCGCTCTCGCATAAGTCGACAATGTGTTCGATTGTCGGATGTAGATTTCTGGCACTGAACCGGCATCCGGCTCCCGATATGTCTGCAAAAATTGATTCGAAGGGCTTTCCCTCTATCCAACTCTGGGCGGCCTGACTCACCGATGACGGAATTGAGCAACCGACGAATGATTTATTCCTGACAAAATCAGTAAACAGCGGCCAGATGTCACGCAATAAGGAAGCTGTATCGGAACGGCTTAACAGCTCACTCAGATTGTCTGTGACCCATTTCTGAATTGTGAGGTTATCAGCCAATCCAAAAAGGCTCCGCGAAAATATTCGACGTGTTGCCAAGTCTGGAATATTCGTCGCTACGTTCTCAGCCAACTTCTCAAATAATTCGACCAGCTTGATGCGCTCATCCTCTTCGGCAATGTGATATGCAAGGGTGGACGCGGCGAGCGACTCAATCGAAGCGCTCAACTCGTCACTGTTTTCTTCCCAATTAGCAAGAAGAAAACTTTCAATCGCTGACATGATGTCAGATTTCGCTTCCAGTTGATTTTCGAGATCCGCCTCGTCGAAGTTATTCTCTCGATACTTCACAGCGAGTCGGTTGGCTACACCGTGCCAGCCCTTCTTACCTTTCTTGTGCGCTTGCACCATCAGACCGACAGATAAACGGAGACTCATCTCGCGATCTTTTGAGTACACCGGATCAAGAACGGAGAGTAATGCGCTCCGACATTCCTCAGACTTTGACGGATCCAAAAGTGCCTTTGTATTTGGCCATCTCCACCGTTCGCTCGCGTCGGTTCGTCCATCATAAATTTTCGGATCGGAGAAAATCACGGTTCCTTCCGTGTGCATCCCGGAGCGGCCGACACGACCAAGAAGATTGTGAAAATCACGTGTTTTGATCTGCTCGTTACCTTGCCTGGCTCCCGTGATAATCAGATACCGAATCGGCAAATTGACACCTTGCGCAAGTGTCGATGTGCAGATGACGACTTTTATTAAGCCCTCCTTCATTGCGAATTCGACCGCG is a window of Planctopirus limnophila DSM 3776 DNA encoding:
- a CDS encoding AAA family ATPase; translation: MSSGTQASMPTILPASAQVSERSSPLPLHQLETTASKDDFHKSPDRVPWLNYRPEFFENLATILFRSARRHIAVTGMPGVGKTSALRAFSSLLQSQEWAFLKDHVCLELDARNIGPEDTRAVLEMTISSIPANTPCLLFVEGLSPLMKRLQGATNAPLFRALLGRRNVSVIAMMSPWEYADTISSDAAMRSLFSRVEFPEPHDSVLQEILKLHAQQLCQKFELDLGPELIDRCHHLSSIYLLSEFEPTKSIRLLTEAYELVAYRRNERQAAQQTVELEDLIAVLADKTGIPAETLAGTRTHGDFEETLSAVVTGQETAIRQVAAELRLIKAGLTSPNKPASVLLFAGLTGVGKTELAKRIAEIYSSSRRPQIYSMGNFTEPHSISGIIGVPPGYVGHEQGGRLINELNSDPYSVFLLDEAEKCHPNVWKPFLNLFDEGWIVDQRGVKAYADRAIFILTSNAGDRQITQLTANSTPEDTIAEAVRQALGKVRHERSTQPIFPPQFLARIQRIVVFRPLSEEAFIGIAEAACQRLQESWARKLEIRLTLSPRIPHQLGVWAHEKSTSSHHQEGGRLVQKLVNQVLLDALETQLLSRKSQWQGIHSFQVSWKDWPDEKPESVESLKALIQVSHE
- a CDS encoding transposase gives rise to the protein MARDLRQKVEVPPSTPSGADHECSFAGCDLSACHEHAPRAIPTGTPSSNLSGGGRPPISHDIVLRVIWFVLTTGCSWRKLPAGMGCSGETARTRFAHWEELGIWRRLYASVLTQLHRTQALNLEVVIVDSTHVRAFRGGAVSGPSPVNRRKTGTKYTVMTDGNGTPLVMISTPANTSDHRCLMPVVELLSRQGGFGQTSEASTSVVC
- a CDS encoding toll/interleukin-1 receptor domain-containing protein, with the protein product MSRCTAPVRGHRSAAAAEACPACGGRSGRYSGYSGYRVSSYSSYSSSTSGSGISRSIGGSSSRNVRPRWSGAGSVQLYTPEEVRALTPIREAVEKRASVPGIRDVFLCHAWDDRQGAAKQLSELLLASGVSVWFSENDIGLGEPFLRAIDKGLAKTRIGIVLVTPALLKRLPAAGVADKELSVLLARDQLVPIVHNTTYDALRDVSPMLASRNGLDTSEEPMADVAAKLAELVRVPVSAGRCG